One genomic region from Jiangella sp. DSM 45060 encodes:
- a CDS encoding sensor histidine kinase has product MTAPDARLRRARWVVLLFALVATVSTALTGGLIGLFGEDDARVAALGALGVALFCTTQAGAVYAVLTPWATETARHRWLVAFLVAAAVSVPLAGPLDADDWQTWAWLGGPLAGSAPLLIGRVAGTALATGALGVSALVGWWTGGSVPMYVGLTLINAVMVAALCGVPMWLWDLLVEAREGRLAQARLAATEERLRFARDVHDLLGHTLSVIALKTELAARLATTDGERAGREAEEARSLAASALTEMRQVVHGYRTVDLDGQLDAIRRVLESSGVRCTVTGPERPLPEPVSTLLIPVLREASTNVLRHSRARWCTIDIGRDGEEVRMTVVNDGATGDGPDAHSSGLRGLADRLAEAGGTLRSSRSGDVFTLAVAVRP; this is encoded by the coding sequence ATGACGGCCCCCGACGCCCGGCTGCGCCGCGCCCGGTGGGTGGTGCTGCTCTTCGCGCTGGTCGCGACGGTGTCGACGGCGCTCACCGGCGGCCTGATCGGGCTCTTCGGCGAGGACGACGCCCGCGTGGCCGCGCTCGGCGCGCTCGGCGTCGCGCTGTTCTGCACCACCCAGGCCGGTGCGGTGTACGCGGTGCTGACACCGTGGGCGACGGAGACGGCCCGGCACCGGTGGCTGGTCGCGTTCCTGGTCGCCGCGGCGGTGTCGGTGCCGCTGGCCGGCCCGCTCGACGCGGACGACTGGCAGACGTGGGCGTGGCTGGGCGGTCCGCTGGCCGGGTCGGCGCCGCTGCTGATCGGCCGGGTCGCCGGCACGGCGCTGGCCACCGGCGCCCTCGGCGTCTCCGCCCTGGTCGGCTGGTGGACCGGCGGCTCGGTGCCGATGTACGTCGGACTCACGCTGATCAACGCGGTCATGGTGGCGGCGCTGTGCGGCGTGCCGATGTGGCTGTGGGACCTGCTGGTCGAGGCCCGCGAGGGCCGCCTGGCGCAGGCCCGGCTGGCCGCCACCGAGGAGCGGCTGCGGTTCGCCCGCGACGTGCACGACCTGCTCGGGCACACGCTCTCGGTGATCGCGTTGAAGACGGAGCTGGCGGCCCGGCTGGCCACGACCGACGGCGAGCGCGCCGGACGCGAGGCGGAGGAGGCGCGGTCGCTGGCGGCGTCGGCGCTGACCGAGATGCGCCAGGTGGTGCACGGCTACCGCACGGTCGACCTCGACGGCCAACTGGACGCGATCCGGCGGGTGCTGGAGTCCTCCGGGGTCCGCTGCACCGTCACCGGGCCGGAGCGGCCGCTGCCCGAGCCGGTGAGCACCTTGCTGATCCCGGTGCTGCGCGAGGCGAGCACGAATGTCCTGCGACACAGCCGGGCCCGATGGTGCACGATCGACATCGGCCGGGACGGCGAGGAGGTGCGCATGACGGTGGTCAACGACGGCGCGACGGGCGACGGTCCCGACGCGCACAGCTCCGGGCTGCGTGGGCTGGCCGACCGGCTGGCCGAGGCCGGTGGCACGCTGCGCTCCAGCCGGTCCGGCGACGTGTTCACGCTCGCGGTGGCGGTGCGGCCGTGA